Proteins found in one Gordonia sp. PDNC005 genomic segment:
- the hflX gene encoding GTPase HflX, producing the protein MTETHIDTPEHPTTGELALDDRASLQRVVGLSTELDDVTEVEYRQLRLERVVLVGVWTSGTLAQAEASLAELAALAETAGSEVLEALFQRRSKPDPATYLGSGKAQEVREVVLATGADTVVCDGELTPAQLTALEKVVKVKVIDRTALILDIFAQHATSREGKAQVSLAQMEYMLPRLRGWGESMSRQAGGRAGSNGGVGLRGPGETKIETDRRRIRERMAKLRKEIRGMKTARTVKRAARRRGTVPALTVVGYTNAGKSSLVNAMTGAGVLVQDALFATLDPTTRRAELADGHEVVFTDTVGFVRHLPTQLVEAFRSTLEEAVDADLLIHVVDGADPFPDLQISTVRQVLREVLDEEKLPPPPEMLVINKIDAIDDVRMTTLRAEFPDAVFVSARTGEGLPGLFDRITAFVQRDDVEAELQVPFARGEVISRLHQYAHVLSTEHTADGTRLHVRMPSALAGELADLIV; encoded by the coding sequence ATGACTGAAACTCACATCGACACCCCCGAACATCCCACCACCGGTGAACTCGCCCTCGACGATCGTGCGTCACTGCAACGTGTCGTCGGACTGTCCACCGAGCTCGACGACGTCACCGAAGTCGAGTACCGCCAGCTCCGACTCGAGCGCGTTGTGCTCGTCGGCGTCTGGACGTCCGGCACTCTCGCGCAGGCCGAAGCGAGCCTCGCCGAACTCGCCGCCCTCGCCGAGACCGCGGGCTCCGAGGTTCTCGAAGCACTCTTCCAGCGCCGCTCCAAACCAGATCCGGCCACGTACCTGGGGTCCGGAAAGGCGCAGGAGGTACGCGAGGTCGTCCTGGCCACCGGTGCCGACACCGTCGTCTGCGACGGTGAGCTGACACCCGCCCAGCTGACCGCGCTCGAAAAGGTCGTCAAGGTCAAGGTGATCGACCGGACCGCGCTGATCCTCGACATCTTCGCTCAGCACGCCACGTCGCGAGAGGGCAAGGCGCAGGTGTCCCTCGCCCAGATGGAGTACATGCTCCCGCGTCTGCGCGGCTGGGGCGAGTCGATGTCCCGCCAGGCCGGCGGCCGTGCCGGTAGCAACGGCGGCGTCGGCCTCCGTGGACCCGGTGAGACCAAGATCGAGACCGACCGCCGCCGTATTCGTGAGCGGATGGCGAAACTCCGTAAGGAGATTCGGGGAATGAAGACGGCGCGCACCGTGAAACGCGCGGCCCGCCGCCGCGGTACCGTTCCTGCGCTCACCGTGGTCGGCTACACGAACGCGGGCAAGTCGAGCCTCGTGAACGCCATGACCGGGGCCGGTGTGCTGGTGCAGGACGCGCTGTTCGCCACCCTTGACCCGACTACCCGTCGCGCGGAACTCGCCGACGGACACGAAGTGGTCTTCACCGACACGGTCGGCTTCGTCCGGCATCTGCCCACACAACTCGTGGAAGCGTTCCGATCGACGCTCGAAGAGGCGGTCGACGCGGATCTGCTGATCCACGTCGTCGACGGCGCCGATCCCTTCCCGGACCTGCAGATCTCCACGGTCCGTCAGGTGCTGCGCGAGGTTCTCGACGAGGAGAAGCTCCCACCACCGCCTGAGATGCTGGTGATCAACAAGATCGACGCGATCGACGATGTGCGCATGACAACCTTGCGTGCGGAGTTCCCCGACGCGGTCTTCGTGTCCGCCCGCACCGGCGAAGGGCTGCCCGGGCTGTTCGACCGCATCACCGCGTTTGTCCAGCGTGACGATGTCGAAGCAGAACTCCAGGTGCCGTTCGCCCGGGGCGAGGTGATCTCACGGCTGCACCAGTACGCTCATGTGCTGTCGACCGAGCACACTGCCGACGGCACTCGTCTGCATGTGCGGATGCCGTCCGCGCTGGCGGGAGAACTCGCAGACCTCATCGTCTAG
- the dapF gene encoding diaminopimelate epimerase codes for MTAAPALSFVKGHGTQNDFVLIPDPTVSVDLTTDLVSALCDRQRGVGADGVLRVATAGSLVGAGVIDALPDGVAADDWFMDYRNADGSIAEMCGNGVRVFAHYCRAAGLVDSDSFAVGSRAGSRPVVVHHFDAVTADVSVAMGRVRLDGSSAVGIARGRYIGERVDVGNPHLACVVDGLTVDALAALDLTTGPQLDAAVFPNGANVEVLTPLAPADTDVDFTAHMRVFERGVGETRSCGTGLVAAASAALHGIGRDAGVVGITIPGGDVVVTVADGAAVLRGPSRLVARGELNPGWAVL; via the coding sequence ATGACAGCAGCGCCCGCACTCTCGTTCGTCAAAGGCCACGGTACGCAGAACGATTTCGTGCTCATCCCGGATCCGACGGTGTCCGTCGATCTGACGACTGACCTGGTGAGCGCATTGTGCGACCGGCAGCGAGGTGTCGGCGCCGACGGGGTGCTGCGCGTAGCCACAGCGGGCTCACTCGTCGGCGCGGGTGTGATCGACGCTCTGCCGGACGGCGTCGCCGCCGACGACTGGTTCATGGACTACCGAAACGCGGACGGGTCGATCGCCGAGATGTGCGGTAACGGTGTCCGGGTGTTCGCCCACTACTGCCGGGCCGCAGGACTCGTCGACTCGGACTCGTTCGCCGTCGGCTCGCGGGCCGGGTCCCGACCGGTGGTGGTGCACCACTTCGACGCGGTCACCGCCGACGTCAGCGTCGCGATGGGTCGGGTCCGACTCGACGGTTCGAGCGCGGTCGGCATCGCTCGCGGTCGTTACATCGGCGAGCGCGTCGACGTCGGCAACCCGCACCTGGCCTGCGTCGTCGACGGACTCACGGTGGACGCGCTCGCTGCACTCGATCTGACAACCGGCCCGCAGCTCGACGCCGCAGTGTTCCCGAACGGTGCGAATGTGGAGGTCCTCACGCCGTTGGCCCCGGCCGACACCGACGTCGACTTCACCGCGCACATGCGTGTGTTCGAACGGGGAGTGGGGGAGACACGATCGTGCGGAACCGGTCTCGTCGCTGCGGCGAGTGCCGCGCTCCACGGGATCGGACGCGACGCCGGAGTCGTCGGCATCACCATCCCCGGCGGGGACGTTGTGGTGACCGTCGCCGACGGCGCAGCTGTCCTGCGCGGACCGTCGCGGCTCGTCGCCCGCGGTGAGCTCAATCCCGGCTGGGCCGTTCTCTAG
- a CDS encoding HPr family phosphocarrier protein, whose product MPSTTVTVGSAVGLHARPATLIAEAAAALGSSVTLAADGGDPVDAGSALMIMTLGAEKGATITVESDDQSAVDTIAALVAKDLDAE is encoded by the coding sequence ATGCCCAGCACCACCGTGACCGTCGGCTCCGCAGTCGGTCTCCACGCTCGCCCGGCGACCCTGATCGCAGAAGCCGCGGCCGCCCTCGGCTCATCGGTCACCCTCGCCGCAGACGGCGGCGACCCGGTCGACGCTGGAAGTGCACTGATGATCATGACGCTCGGCGCAGAGAAGGGCGCGACCATCACCGTCGAGAGCGACGACCAGTCCGCAGTCGACACCATCGCGGCTCTGGTCGCGAAGGACCTCGACGCCGAATAG